One genomic segment of Salarias fasciatus chromosome 8, fSalaFa1.1, whole genome shotgun sequence includes these proteins:
- the LOC115393720 gene encoding microfibril-associated glycoprotein 4-like encodes MKSCNEVEGDVSLTSGVYTVYPTQFDLDGVKVYCDFDTDRGSWTVFLNRENGKLNFYRPWEAYLHGFGDPAGEYWLGLEYLHELTEDGPYQLRVVLEDFDGECVYAQYDSFYIDAECDGYKLHVSGFTDGGAGDSLSVHNGNKFSTFDNDQDNSTTNCAQRFLGAYWYNACYDSNPTGIYQWGHVIDRFSNGMIWSQWKGLEYSVRGVKMMFRPLPSPSEAGQDISRDGALQLTAPIMPEPQSRSRFSTEEQRR; translated from the exons ATGAAG TCCTGCAACGAGGTGGAGGGGGACGTCAGCCTGACCAGCGGAGTCTACACCGTCTATCCAACCCAGTTTGATCTGGATGGTGTCAAG GTGTACTGTGACTTTGACACAGACAGGGGGAGCTGGACG GTTTTCCTGAATAGGGAAAATGGCAAATTGAACTTCTACAGGCCCTGGGAAGCTTACCTGCATGGCTTTGGGGACCCTGCTGGAGAGTACTGGCTCG GTCTGGAGTACCTCCACGAACTCACCGAGGATGGACCCTATCAGCTGCGAGTCGTCCTGGAGGACTTTGATGGAGAGTGTGTGTACGCTCAGTATGATTCCTTCTATATTGATGCTGAGTGTGACGGCTACAAGCTGCACGTGTCAGGATTCACCGATGGGGGCGCCG GAGACTCTCTGAGTGTTCATAATGGGAACAAGTTCTCCACCTTTGACAACGACCAAGACAACAGCACAACAAACTGCGCACAGCGTTTCCTTGGGGCATACTGGTACAATGCGTGTTATGACAGCAATCCTACTGGGATTTATCAATGGGGCCATGTTATCGATCGCTTTTCTAATGGAATGATTTGGTCACAGTGGAAGGGTCTCGAGTACTCAGTGAGGGGTGTCAAAATGATGTTCCGTCCTTTACCTTCTCCCTCA GAAGCGGGACAGGACATCTCCAGAGACGGCGCTCTGCAGCTCACAGCTCCCATCATGCCTGAGCCACAGAGCAGGAGCAGATTCAGCACCGAGGAACAGCGTCGATAA
- the LOC115393188 gene encoding transmembrane protein 100-like: MAHLVLASKVAMPDDHHGKGGVRIPTGVSKMPSSVSADKPSRDRLRKDQHGLVVTRVPHINEVQLTAATGGAEMSCYRCTVPFGVVVLITGVVVTGVAYTFNSHGSPISVLGLALLGAGLALLGSSALCWRLRRRKKKDKRRESQTALLASQGYCVA, from the coding sequence ATGGCTCATCTGGTCCTCGCCAGTAAGGTCGCCATGCCAGACGACCACCACGGCAAAGGCGGCGTCAGGATCCCGACCGGCGTCTCCAAGATGCCGTCGTCCGTCTCCGCCGACAAGCCGAGTCGCGACCGGCTCAGGAAGGACCAGCACGGCCTCGTGGTGACCCGCGTCCCCCACATCAACGAGGTCCAGCTGACGGCGGCGACCGGCGGTGCGGAGATGTCCTGCTACCGCTGCACGGTGCCGTTCGGCGTGGTGGTGCTCATCACCGGCGTGGTGGTGACGGGCGTGGCCTACACCTTCAACTCGCACGGCTCGCCCATCTCGGTGCTGGGCCTGGCGCTGCTGGGCGCCGGGCTGGCCCTGCTGGGCtccagcgccctctgctggaggctgcggcgcaggaagaagaaggacaAACGCAGGGAGAGTCAGACCGCCCTGCTGGCCAGTCAGGGGTACTGCGTGGCCTGA